A stretch of DNA from Candidatus Eisenbacteria bacterium:
GCGGCGATCTGATCGACCGGCATGCCGGCGCCCAGGTAGACGACGCGATAACCCCGATAGGCGAGGAGCGCGCTCGCCATCAGCAACCCACCTTCGTGCGTGTCGCCCGGAAGCATGGCGGCCGCCAGCCGCGGCCCGTGGGCCTGTTGATCGAAGGGCTCTCGCACTTCACGCAGGAAATCGGAAACGCAGGCGGAGGCGAAATGCTCGTGGCGGATCTCGAGGGTCTTGTCTTCCCAGGCCCTGCCAACCGCGTCCATGAGCGGGCCAGCGTAGTCCTGCAGGAAGCGAAGCGGTCCGAGCCGGATCCAGTTGGCTCTCAGCTCGCGGATCAGCGATTCGTGATCGAGGTCCGCAGCCGCCCGCAATGACATCTCGAGCGAGCGCCCGAGCTGTTCACTCCCGAAAACCGAAGCCTGCGAATCCCCCGCCGGCGGTCTCAGCCCAGGTTCGGAGATCGAAAGCAGAGCGTCGAGCTGACGCAGCGAGAGTCCCAGGATCTCCCCGGGGCGATGGCCATGAGCCAGCAGGCGGCCGACGCGGCGAAGGTGCTCGACGGAGGCCGCCGGGTAGAGTCTGTGCCCCGAGGGCTTCCGCACCGGCATGGGCGAACCGTAGCGCCGCTCCCAGGTCCGCAGCGTCTCGACCGGGATCCGGGCGGCACGCGACAGGGCGCCGATCGAGAGCGCTCTCGGTTCAGCGCCTGACCGCCCGGGTTTCTCGTTCGTCCCCATGATCATTCATCCGTTGATTGGCACCGCGTTCCGCCCGGCCCAGCCGCGAAGCCCGCTGGGCGCGGGCTCGCGGTCTGCATGCGGGCGGGACTCAGGACGCGAAGGTAACGGCCAGGCAGAGCGTCGCGAGAACCATCGAGGACATTCTCATCTCGTCTGCTCCTAGGGTAAGGGATTTGGAACCGGCCCCGATCGCAGGGTCAGTTCTGGGGAATCAGCACCGTATCGATTACGTGGATGACGCCATTGCGGGCGAGGATGTCGGTTCCGATGATGGCGGAGTCATTCACCTTGGGCACACTCCCGTTGGTGATGGCGAGCGACTGCCCGTTGAGGGTCGGGAGCGCACTGGACCCGAGAACGTCGGCCGCCAGGTTGGAGCCCGCGACCACGTGATAGAGCAGGATCTTCTTGAGGGCCGGAGGGTCCTTGAGCAGCGACTCGACCGTTCCCGGGGGCAACTTGGCGAAAGCCTCGTCGGTGGGGGCGAAGACCGTGAACGGTCCGTGGCCCTGCCCCGATAGCGTGCCAATCAGATCGGTGGCCTCGAGGGCCGCGACCAGGGTCTTGAAGGAACCGGTCTCGCGCGCGATCTGAACGATGTTCTGCTTCGGCCCGGTCTTCTTCGCTTCTCCGGCGTATGCGCCCTGGGTCGCGAGACCGACGGTCAGGGCGACCACGCTCATGACCGCGACGATGAACCGTGACTTCGACATGGCGAACTCCTCTGGTGAGTGGTGGAGGACTCCGGGGAGGGTCCCCGAGATCGAGCCGGGGCCACTGCCCCCGCTCCACGCCCATGAGATGAACATTTTTTGAATAGGATTCAACAGGACGCCGGGCAGGAGAACGACGATCACGGCCAGGAAGGCTCTCGCGCGCCCGGTGAACTCGAGTCTTGGCAGCAAATAAGCGCATAAAGACGCCGCTCGCCGTCCGGCGAGACGCCACCTAATACCGTCATGGCAGCGTTAAATCTGTTCTTTACCTGTTCACTATGTGGATCGATTCGGTTGATTCGGCCATCCCATGGATCCGTCACCGCCGGACCGACCGGCGATGAAGGTCACCTGGCCCGGCGGGTCGCCCCGCCGGCGCGACTTTCAAGGAGGATCCGATGACGACTCACCTGCGCTTCCCTCTCCTGGCGATGGCCCTCTTCGCCACCGTTTCCCTTGCGAGCTGCGGCTCGGACGACAACTCCAACCCGCTGGCCCCGGCTGCGGCGGCACGAGTCATGGCGGTGCACGCCTCTCCCGACGCTCCCGCGGTGGACCTGCTCGTGGACGGGGCCGTGGCCGGGACCGGCCTGGCCTTCCCCAACAACACGGCGTACCTCAACGTCGCGGCAGGCACGCGTAACGTGAAGGTCAACGTCGCCGGGACCACCAATACGGTCATCAACGCGGACGTGCCAGTGGCCGGCGGGACGAGCTACACGGTGTTCGCCAGCGACGTGGCTGCCAGCATCGGCGCGGTCGTCCTGACCGACGACCTCACCGCTCCGGCATCCGGCAAGGCGCACGTTCGCTTCGTCCACCTCTCCCCGGACGCACCTGCGGTCGATGTCGCGGTGCAGGGCGGACCGGTCCTGTTCGCGAACAAGGCCTTCAAGCAATACACGGCCTTCACCCCGGTCGACGCCGGGACCTATAACCTGGAGGTGCGGCCGGCCGGAACCACCACGGTGGCATTGCCGCTCAATGGCATCGTGCTGCAGGCAGGCAAGATCTATACGGTGTTCGCCAAAGGTCTGCTGAATGGTGCCGGCGCCCAGGCGCTCGGTGCCCAGATCATCGTCAACAACTGATGTCGACCAGGGTCTGCTTTGGCGTTCGATCCAGCGACGCTGGGCGGTTGCCCGAAATGAGCGAGGGGACGGGTCGGATGCGGTCAAGTGACTCCCTGTATCCGATCCCCTCTCCCGTGCACACGGTGCTGATGACCGGCGCCACGGGGTATGTGGGCGGCCGGCTCCTCGCCATGCTGGAGGAGCGCGGAGAGCGGATCCGCTGCCTGGCGCGGCGACCCGCCGTGCTCACCCCACGGGTTCGAGCTTCCACCACGGTCGTGGGCGGTGACGTCTCCGACCCGACCACGCTCGTCACGGCGCTGGCGAACGTCCACACCGCGTTCTATCTGGTGCATTCGATGGACGCGCACGGGGAGTTCGCGCGCCGCGACCGCGAGGCCGCTGCGCGCTTCGGCTCCGCGGCGAAGGCCGCGGGTGTCCGGCGCATCATCTATCTCGGCGGCCTCGGAAGGGGGCCGGGTCTCTCCGAGCACCTCGCCAGCCGCCAGGAGGTGGGGCGCGTGCTGGGCGAGTCCGGGGTGCCGACGATCGAACTGCGGGCCTCGATCATCATCGGCTCGGGCAGTCTCTCCTTCGAGATGGTGCGTGCGCTGGTCGAGCGCCTCCCATTGATGGTCACCCCGCGCTGGGTGAGCACGCGCGCGCAGCCGATCGCCATCGAGGACGTGATCGCGTACCTGATGGCCGCGCTCGACGCCCCGGCTGGGGTGGCGGGCGTTTTCGAGATCGGCGGCGCGGACGCGGTGTCGTATCGCGAGATCATGCGCGAGTATGCTCGCCAGCGTGCTCTGCGCCGCTGGCTGATCCCGGTCCCGGTCCTCACGCCCCGACTCTCGAGCCGGTGGCTTCGGCTCATCACCCCGCTCCATGCCGCGGTGGGCCGGGCGCTGATCGATGGCGTGCGCAACGAGACCGTAGTGACGGACGACCGTGCACGTCGCCAGTTCAGCGTGCGCCCAATCGGATTTGCCGAAGCGATCGCGCGCGCGCTGCGCAACGAGGACCGCGCCTTCGCCGAGACCCGCTGGTGTGATGCGCTGGGCGATCGCCCCAGCGGTGCCCACGCGCCCCATGGGACGCGTATCGTGGATTCGCGCTCGGTCAAGGTCGCCTGCGGGCCCGAGCAGGCTTTTGAGCCGATCCGCCGGTTAGGGGGTGACGCGGGATGGTACTTCGGCAACGGCCTCTGGCGGATACGGGGTTGGCTCGACCTGCTGA
This window harbors:
- a CDS encoding MerR family transcriptional regulator produces the protein MGTNEKPGRSGAEPRALSIGALSRAARIPVETLRTWERRYGSPMPVRKPSGHRLYPAASVEHLRRVGRLLAHGHRPGEILGLSLRQLDALLSISEPGLRPPAGDSQASVFGSEQLGRSLEMSLRAAADLDHESLIRELRANWIRLGPLRFLQDYAGPLMDAVGRAWEDKTLEIRHEHFASACVSDFLREVREPFDQQAHGPRLAAAMLPGDTHEGGLLMASALLAYRGYRVVYLGAGMPVDQIAA
- a CDS encoding fasciclin domain-containing protein, whose translation is MSKSRFIVAVMSVVALTVGLATQGAYAGEAKKTGPKQNIVQIARETGSFKTLVAALEATDLIGTLSGQGHGPFTVFAPTDEAFAKLPPGTVESLLKDPPALKKILLYHVVAGSNLAADVLGSSALPTLNGQSLAITNGSVPKVNDSAIIGTDILARNGVIHVIDTVLIPQN
- a CDS encoding SDR family oxidoreductase, with product MRSSDSLYPIPSPVHTVLMTGATGYVGGRLLAMLEERGERIRCLARRPAVLTPRVRASTTVVGGDVSDPTTLVTALANVHTAFYLVHSMDAHGEFARRDREAAARFGSAAKAAGVRRIIYLGGLGRGPGLSEHLASRQEVGRVLGESGVPTIELRASIIIGSGSLSFEMVRALVERLPLMVTPRWVSTRAQPIAIEDVIAYLMAALDAPAGVAGVFEIGGADAVSYREIMREYARQRALRRWLIPVPVLTPRLSSRWLRLITPLHAAVGRALIDGVRNETVVTDDRARRQFSVRPIGFAEAIARALRNEDRAFAETRWCDALGDRPSGAHAPHGTRIVDSRSVKVACGPEQAFEPIRRLGGDAGWYFGNGLWRIRGWLDLLIGGPGLRRGRRDPEALRVGDALDFWRVEAFESPSLLRLTAEMRLPGRAWLQFEVVPTGAGAHIRQTAIFDPLGLAGLLYWYALYPIHRLLFAGMLRGIAAAAVRSTVAPRAPRPQARTNETKDHS
- a CDS encoding DUF4397 domain-containing protein — translated: MTTHLRFPLLAMALFATVSLASCGSDDNSNPLAPAAAARVMAVHASPDAPAVDLLVDGAVAGTGLAFPNNTAYLNVAAGTRNVKVNVAGTTNTVINADVPVAGGTSYTVFASDVAASIGAVVLTDDLTAPASGKAHVRFVHLSPDAPAVDVAVQGGPVLFANKAFKQYTAFTPVDAGTYNLEVRPAGTTTVALPLNGIVLQAGKIYTVFAKGLLNGAGAQALGAQIIVNN